In Fusarium oxysporum Fo47 chromosome XII, complete sequence, one DNA window encodes the following:
- a CDS encoding alpha-L-arabinofuranosidase B, catalytic-domain-containing protein, translating to MLLQSVFALGLATTARLVSAGPCDIYKSGGTPCIAAHSTTRALFDSYNSALYQIKRASDGALTDIKPLSAGGVAASSAQDTFCSGTTCLITIIYDQSGRSNHLTQAPPGGFKGPEADGYDNLAAADGAPVTLNGKKAYGVFVSPGTGYRNNHVSGSATGDEPEGLYAVLDGTHYNGACCFDYGNAETSSTDTGNGHMEAIYFGDSTVWGSGSGSGPWIMADLENGLFSGKNPKQNTADPTINHRFTSAVVKGKPGTWSIRGGDSTSGGLSTFYNGAYPDGGYNPMKKEGAIILGIGGDNSNGAQGTFYEGVMTSGYPSDATENAVQANIVAAKYATTSLTSGSALTVGSSISLKVTTAGYTDRYLAHSDSTVNTQVVSSSSATALKQSASWTVRTGLANSGCVSFESNDTPGSYIRHSGFTLYVNKGDGSKSFNEDATFCPQKGLSGSGSSIRSWNYPTRYIRHYNNLGYASSNGGVHDWDAAKSFVDDVTFVVANGFA from the coding sequence ATGCTTCTCCAAAGCGTCTTCGCTCTTGGTCTCGCCACCACCGCCCGTCTTGTCTCTGCAGGACCATGCGACATCTACAAATCCGGCGGGACTCCCTGCATCGCCGCTCATAGCACCACGCGCGCTCTGTTCGACAGCTACAACAGCGCTCTCTACCAGATCAAGCGTGCCTCAGACGGTGCCCTCACCGACATCAAGCCTCTCTCCGCAGGCGGTGTCGCAGCTTCCTCTGCCCAAGATACCTTCTGCAGCGGAACTACCTgtctcatcaccatcatctaTGATCAGTCTGGTCGCAGCAACCACTTGactcaagctcctcctggTGGCTTCAAGGGCCCTGAGGCAGATGGCTATGATAACCTTGCCGCTGCTGATGGTGCACCTGTTACTTTGAACGGCAAGAAGGCCTATGGAGTGTTTGTTTCTCCGGGTACTGGCTACCGTAACAACCATGTTAGTGGTTCTGCTACTGGTGATGAGCCCGAGGGTCTGTATGCTGTTCTCGACGGAACCCACTACAACGGCGCTTGCTGCTTCGATTACGGCAATGCAGAGACTAGCAGCACTGATACTGGAAACGGTCACATGGAAGCCATTTACTTCGGTGACAGCACTGTCTGGGGCTCTGGTTCCGGCAGTGGACCCTGGATCATggctgatcttgagaacGGTCTCTTCTCCGGAAAGAACCCCAAGCAGAACACTGCCGACCCTACCATCAACCATCGTTTCACCAGTGCCGTCGTTAAAGGCAAGCCCGGAACATGGAGTATTCGGGGCGGAGATTCTACATCAGGTGGACTGTCAACTTTCTACAACGGCGCGTATCCTGACGGCGGATACAACCCcatgaagaaagaaggagCTATAATCCTCGGAATTGGCGGTGATAACAGCAATGGAGCTCAAGGCACCTTTTATGAAGGAGTTATGACCAGTGGATATCCTTCTGATGCGACTGAGAATGCCGTGCAGGCCAACATCGTCGCGGCCAAGTACGCGACAACCTCATTGACAAGCGGGTCCGCCCTCACCGTCGGATCATCCATCTCCCTCAAAGTCACTACCGCCGGCTACACAGACCGCTACCTCGCACACAGCGACTCAACTGTCAACACCCAAGTCgtctccagctccagcgccACCGCCCTCAAGCAGTCAGCAAGCTGGACCGTCCGCACCGGCCTCGCCAACAGCGGCTGTGTATCATTCGAGTCAAACGATACTCCTGGTAGCTACATCCGACACTCTGGATTTACTCTGTATGTCAACAAGGGTGATGGAAGCAAGTCGTTCAACGAGGATGCTACGTTTTGCCCTCAGAAGGGTTTGAGTGGATCGGGAAGCTCTATTCGATCGTGGAACTATCCTACAAGGTATATTCGACATTATAACAACCTTGGATATGCTTCTTCGAATGGTGGTGTTCATGACTGGGATGCTGCCAAGagctttgttgatgatgttaCCTTTGTTGTTGCCAATGGTTTTGCCTAA
- a CDS encoding amino acid permease-domain-containing protein, whose protein sequence is MAYQREFEMQALPPSPKSRSPEPTEYDSPSAWNRLITSFSRAPARHGENDSLSSYNSYAFNGRLFNMSKANYNSANTALARELKNRHLQMIAFGGSIGTGLFVASGVALYRGGPVSLLLAFIIMGAMQFFTMQALGELSVAFPVGGSFANYSTRFLDPSWGFAMGWNYTLQYLIVLPLEIIAGAFTTNYWNPNASKSIFIVLFFILILGINLLGVKGYGEAEFIFSAVKVTAIVGFILLGIIINIAGSPEGDYIGFTRWHNPGAFHNGFKGFASVLVTATFSFAGTEMVGLAAAETSNPKKSLPVAVKQVFWRISLFYILSILLIGLLVPYNEPRLLGAKYGSDAAASPFVIAIEMSGSDVLPDIMNAVILISLISVGNTAVYAASRTLAALAEQSLAPKVFAYIDRTGRPLVAIICCGLLGLLAFTANSKIHNEIFNWLLAINAATTMADHTFWQYIRLKVIVTFIRLINYIFTRPHFTPSPTCIRKLIRIPSRDLNRFINAWVYYPNNYTDSQKLPLVINWHGGAYTLPNLGMDHHFCEKLANENNVLVLDADYRKAPEYPLPGALEDAEDTFRWVEGQRIFDLDRVALSGFSSGGNLALVASSELRREFKMNIRAVYAFYPGVDFSIPPEEKKVPEPIRPLPVSFQHLLTEAYVPRVEDRKSPKASPMYAEAISFPEHVMLVACSGDIFTPEIEAFGKKLERAGRDVDVVRIQGAHGCDKTTNPTMFRAEARDFAYSKVVQSLQYIM, encoded by the exons ATGGCATACCAGCGCGAGTTCGAGATGCAAGCCCTCCCGCCATCTCCCAAATCACGAAGCCCCGAACCAACAGAGTATGACTCCCCGTCAGCATGGAACCGCCTCATCACGAGTTTCTCCCGCGCCCCAGCGCGACATGGCGAAAATGATAGCCTTAGCAGCTACAACAGCTACGCCTTCAACGGGCGTCTGTTCAACATGAGTAAGGCAAACTACAACTCTGCCAACACAGCACTGGCACGAGAATTGAAGAATCGGCACTTGCAGATGATTGCGTTTGGTGGATCCATCGGAACGGGTCTTTTTGTCGCGTCGGGTGTTGCGTTGTATCGCGGGGGACCTGTTTCGCTACTACTGGCGTTTATCATCATGGGTGCTATGCAATTTTTTACGATGCAAGCTTTGGGAGAGTTGAGTGTTGCGTTTCCGGTGGGAGGCTCGTTTGCGAATTATTCGACGAGGTTTTTGGATCCGAGTTGGGGTTTTGCTATGGGTTGGAA TTATACGCTGCAGTATCTTATTGTGCTGCCTCTTGAGATTATTGCAGGAGCGTTTACGACGAATTATTGGAATCCCAACGCAAGCAAGAGCATTttcatcgtcctcttcttcattctcatcctcggTATCAATTTACTCGGGGTGAAAGGCTACGGCGAAGCTGAGTTTATCTTCTCAGCCGTCAAAGTCACAGCCATCGTGGGCTTCAT TCTTCTCGGTATAATCATCAACATCGCAGGTTCCCCAGAAGGCGACTACATCGGTTTCACCCGCTGGCACAACCCCGGCGCCTTTCACAACGGCTTCAAAGGCTTCGCAAGCGTTTTAGTGACAGCAACATTCTCCTTCGCCGGCACAGAAATGGTCGGTCTCGCAGCAGCCGAAACGAGTAATCCAAAAAAGTCCCTCCCTGTAGCTGTGAAGCAAGTCTTTTGGAGAATTTCTCTATTCTACATCCTCTCGATTCTACTCATTGGTTTGCTGGTGCCGTATAATGAGCCGAGATTACTGGGGGCCAAGTATGGTTCTGATGCAGCGGCTAGTCCGTTCGTCATTGCGATTGAGATGAGCGGCTCGGATGTGTTGCCGGATATTATGAATGCTGTTATTCTGATATCGCTGATCAGTGTTGGGAATACAGCTGTGTATGCGGCGTCACGGACGTTGGCGGCGTTGGCGGAGCAGTCACTTGCGCCGAAAGTGTTTGCGTATATTGATCGAACTGGACGACCTCTCGTTGCGATTATTTGCTGCGGTTTGCTAGGCTTACTAGCGTTCACCGCGAACTCGAAGATCCATAACGAAATCTTCAATTGGCTCCTTGCGATCA ACGCTGCAACAACAATGGCTGACCATACATTCTGGCAGTACATCCGCCTCAAAGTAATCGTCACTTTCATCCGTCTCATAAACTACATCTTCACGCGTCCTCACTTCACGCCCTCACCAACATGCATCCGCAAACTCATCCGCATTCCCTCCCGCGACCTCAATCGCTTCATCAACGCATGGGTTTACTACCCGAACAACTACACCGACAGCCAAAAACTACCTCTTGTGATTAATTGGCACGGAGGTGCTTACACCCTCCCAAATCTCGGCATGGACCATCACTTTTGCGAGAAACTAGCCAATGAGAATAAcgtccttgttcttgatgctgATTATCGCAAAGCACCCGAGTATCCTCTTCCTGGAGCTTTGGAGGACGCTGAAGATACTTTTAGATGGGTTGAGGGTCAGAGAATATTTGATCTTGACAGAGTTGCCTTGTCGGGGTTCAGTTCTGGGGGAAACCTTGCGCTTGTTGCATCGTCTGAACTGAGACGTGAGTTTAAGATGAACATCAGGGCGGTGTATGCTTTCTATCCTGGTGTTGATTTCAGTATTCCACCAGAGGAAAAGAAAGTACCGGAACCTATTCGACCTCTTCCCGTGTCTtttcagcatcttctcaCTGAAGCGTACGTACCGCGCGTTGAAGATCGTAAGTCACCCAAAGCATCGCCCATGTACGCTGAAGCGATATCTTTCCCAGAGCATGTTATGCTTGTTGCTTGTTCTGGGGATATCTTCACGCCCGAGATTGAGGCTTTTGGAAAGAAGTTGGAGCGGGCTGGCCGTGATGTTGACGTTGTCAGGATCCAAGGGGCTCATGGTTGCGATAAGACTACGAACCCAACGATGTTCAGGGCTGAGGCGAGAGACTTCGCCTACTCCAAGGTAGTGCAGAGCTTACAGTATATTATGTAA
- a CDS encoding chloride channel, with the protein MASDSMPVKATETTPLILSHKRRITAAPSTNTASQQNSLPYSDYHTIDWLQDLVKDSHQRDNSSLHTRRGIRYHFAKLWGASQGWVAAFLIGLLTASIAAFVDVSVEVVADLKDGYCTNNIFLSRRICCASETNCRNWKLWTESYVYAYAIYVGLALAFGIIAGSVTMTTKSNLTAFAPEKELSATIEDQVQSPGGKVMYMAAGSGIPEIKTVLSGFFIPHLFDLKVLIVKAIGSIFAVATGMCLGKEGPFVHISACVGYLVTICVPKYASNQRKLREMLSVACSAGLSVAFGAPIGGVLFSYEEISTYFPRRVLWRSCLCSVVAAAVLKELNPTGTGKLVLFETNYGVNYDALHYFVFVILGVCGGIFGGVFCRANFLWSKSFRKISLIKNNPVFELALVTFITAVLQFPNMLIRETGDIVMQRLLVDCNHVDEDWICQQEAQATGKGTYYAWLVSGTFVKLFLTTITFGCKVPSGIIIPAMDAGALFGRMIGQLIPNISPGIFAMVGSAAFLAGVSRMTVSLAVIMFELTGEVNFIPPFMIAILTAKWVADAISADGVYDLAQHLQGHPFLEAESAISKVREFRDNEGTATVDALLPSNNTLDNDIVSVGPDYRVLTSVLQHKLSHLQHRGLSDSGLVFINDSGVCHGYISQYKLERALQKIEKTDGVEESSDINVLEGALAGSIDRNPMTLSAKAPLEYAVELFGKLGISYLIVTEEDTAKVVGVVSTKQLIAFLERLK; encoded by the coding sequence ATGGCTTCTGACTCGATGCCTGTCAAAGCGACAGAGACTACTCCCTTGATACTATCTCATAAACGCCGCATCACAGCCGCACCGTCGACAAACACTGCATCACAGCAAAATAGCCTGCCGTATAGTGATTATCATACCATCGATTGGCTTCAAGACCTTGTCAAAGATAGTCACCAACGCGACAACTCCAGCCTTCACACCCGGCGCGGAATCCGTTACCATTTCGCGAAGCTATGGGGCGCTTCTCAAGGATGGGTCGCAGCATTCCTTATCGGCCTTCTCACTGCCTCCATCGCTGCCTTTGTAGACGTCAGCGTTGAAGTGGTAGCAGATCTGAAGGACGGATATTGCACCAACAACATCTTTCTGAGCCGCCGGATATGCTGTGCATCAGAGACAAACTGCCGGAACTGGAAGTTGTGGACCGAAAGCTACGTGTATGCATACGCCATCTATGTCGGCCTTGCTTTGGCCTTTGGTATCATCGCTGGGAGTGTCACCATGACTACGAAGTCGAATCTCACTGCATTCGCTCCAGAGAAAGAACTGTCTGCTACAATCGAAGATCAGGTTCAAAGTCCCGGCGGAAAGGTTATGTATATGGCAGCAGGAAGTGGCATTCCCGAGATAAAGACTGTCCTatctggcttcttcatcccTCATCTTTTCGATCTCAAAGTCCTTATCGTCAAGGCCATCGGATCAATCTTTGCAGTCGCAACGGGCATGTGTTTGGGAAAGGAAGGTCCCTTTGTGCACATCTCAGCATGTGTTGGGTACCTTGTCACCATCTGCGTTCCAAAATACGCGAGTAACCAACGGAAACTGAGGGAGATGCTCAGCGTCGCATGTTCAGCGGGCTTGTCTGTCGCTTTCGGTGCTCCGATCGGAGGTGTTCTCTTCAGCTACGAGGAGATCAGCACTTACTTTCCTCGTCGAGTACTTTGGCGAAGCTGTCTTTGTTCAGTGGTAGCGGCGGCTGTTCTCAAGGAACTCAATCCTACAGGAACTGGCAAGCTTGTTCTGTTTGAGACGAACTACGGCGTCAACTATGATGCTCTTCACTatttcgtcttcgtcattcTCGGCGTCTGCGGTGGTATATTTGGTGGTGTATTCTGCCGAGCAAATTTCCTCTGGTCAAAGTCGTTCCGAAAGATTTCGCTCATAAAGAACAACCCTGTCTTTGAGTTGGCCCTTGTGACATTTATCACAGCGGTTCTACAGTTCCCGAATATGTTAATCAGGGAAACTGGGGATATTGTCATGCAGCGACTTCTTGTTGACTGCAATCATGTTGACGAGGACTGGATTTGCCAACAAGAGGCCCAAGCAACCGGCAAGGGCACGTACTACGCCTGGCTGGTCTCGGGAACATTCGTCAAGTTATTCTTGACGACCATCACATTCGGCTGCAAGGTCCCATCTGGAATTATCATTCCCGCAATGGATGCAGGTGCTCTCTTCGGCCGAATGATTGGTCAACTCATTCCGAACATCTCACCGGGGATTTTCGCCATGGTTGGATCAGCAGCATTCCTAGCTGGAGTTAGCAGAATGACCGTCAGTCTAGCTGTCATCATGTTTGAGCTCACAGGGGAGGTCAACTTCATTCCGCCTTTCATGATCGCTATCCTGACTGCGAAGTGGGTGGCTGATGCGATCAGTGCCGATGGGGTCTATGACCTTGctcagcatcttcaagggCATCCTTTCTTGGAGGCCGAAAGTGCCATCAGCAAGGTTAGAGAGTTCAGAGATAATGAGGGCACTGCGACGGTCGACGCCCTTCTCCCTTCAAATAATACCCTGGATAACGATATTGTGTCTGTCGGTCCTGACTACCGTGTCCTCACATCAGTACTCCAACACAAGctctctcatcttcagcacAGAGGCTTAAGCGACTCTGGGCTTGTATTTATTAACGACAGCGGAGTATGTCACGGCTATATCTCACAATATAAACTGGAGCGAGCCTTGcagaagattgagaagaCCGATGGCGTTGAAGAATCTTCTGACATAAACGTTCTTGAAGGTGCACTAGCAGGCTCTATTGATAGAAACCCGATGACCCTGTCTGCGAAAGCACCTCTTGAGTATGCAGTGGAGTTGTTTGGAAAGCTAGGCATTAGCTATTTGATCGTCACTGAGGAGGATACGGCGAAGGTGGTGGGGGTTGTGTCGACGAAGCAACTGATCGCTTTCTTGGAAAGATTGAAGTAG
- a CDS encoding Alpha/Beta hydrolase protein yields the protein MSSLPFSAPPWPIPASANLTSSTISIPDGEIEKLKTLLKLSPIPKANIWNSHEDGAFGLPRDTLTELVEYWANDYDWKKWEATLNSIPQFDMTVTDDDSTDYKINFLALFSKKPSAVPILFLHSWPGSVVEYLPILQKLKSEYDPESLPYHIIVPHHIGFGFSDAPPLEKPFTHIDNARLMSKMMHSLGFDKTGYMTQGGDLGGWTAPVIANIDPACKLVHMSMLNISPPVGEDVEEGIKAGKYTPDEMAAFGRMAEFQKKETAFIQLDGTKPATAGYIFGSNPIALLAWIGDKMHRWSDETPDKDLILTNVALYWFTGCYPTSIYLHLTVLEDHELMMNAWKSLKVPLGHSAFKKELVTAPERWIQQTEQVKWYRMHDKGGHFAALEEPDALWKDVKDFIGAFWKN from the coding sequence ATGTCTTCCCTTCCCTTTAGCGCGCCGCCCTGGCCCATTCCCGCGTCAGCAAATCTTACATCATCCACTATTTCCATTCCCGACGGCGAGATCGAGAAACTCAAGACACTCCTCAAGCTATCGCCGATACCGAAGGCGAATATCTGGAATTCGCATGAAGATGGCGCCTTTGGTCTTCCGAGAGATACTTTGACGGAGTTGGTTGAGTATTGGGCGAATGACTACGATTGGAAGAAGTGGGAGGCTACTCTCAATTCGATCCCGCAGTTTGACATGACAGTCACTGACGACGACTCGACAGACTACAAGATCAATTTTCTAGCCTTATTTTCCAAGAAGCCTTCTGCGGTCCCCATTTTGTTCCTTCATAGCTGGCCAGGCTCTGTCGTTGAATACCTCCCCATCCTTCAGAAACTCAAATCTGAGTACGATCCTGAGTCTCTACCCTATCACATCATCGTTCCTCACCATATCGGCTTCGGTTTCTCTGATGCACCGCCTCTGGAAAAGCCATTCACCCATATTGATAATGCTCGCCTTATGTCAAAGATGATGCACTCTTTGGGCTTTGACAAGACGGGGTATATGACACAGGGAGGCGATCTTGGCGGCTGGACCGCACCTGTCATCGCAAACATTGATCCCGCTTGTAAGCTCGTTCACATGAGCATGCTGAACATTTCGCCTCCTGTAggtgaagatgtcgaggagGGCATCAAGGCCGGCAAGTATACTCCCGATGAAATGGCAGCATTCGGCAGAATGGCCGAGTttcaaaagaaagaaacagcCTTTATCCAACTCGACGGCACCAAGCCAGCTACAGCAGGCTACATCTTCGGCAGCAACCCCATCGCCCTCCTCGCCTGGATCGGCGACAAGATGCACCGCTGGTCCGACGAAACACCCGACAAAGACCTCATCCTTACCAACGTAGCTCTATACTGGTTCACTGGTTGTTACCCAACATCTATCTACCTTCACCTTACTGTCCTTGAGGATCATGAGCTCATGATGAATGCTTGGAAGAGCCTCAAGGTACCGCTTGGTCACTCGGcgttcaagaaggagcttgtCACTGCGCCGGAGAGATGGATTCAGCAGACAGAGCAGGTGAAGTGGTATAGAATGCATGACAAGGGTGGACACTTTGCTGCGCTTGAGGAGCCAGATGCTCTTTGGAAAGATGTGAAGGACTTCATTGGGGCGTTTTGGAAGAATTGA
- a CDS encoding major facilitator superfamily domain-containing protein, which yields MFAEAERPEAARSNESSEQPIIVQWNGPNDPENPYNWSRKKKWFAVGLGLFATFISMMNGTIITTAHEAIGEDFNVSDENFPHSYWPVASWGLGGALFSLVLLPIMEDFGMRLVFLLVYTVFLCFLIPVGVAPNYATLIITRFFSGGCCTILANAVAGIIGNVFATDRARTIPTGLYIMVYLNASSLGPVIGAAIFQFLPWRWIGYIELIWTGVFFPIFILAMPETRGSAILTARAKKLRKQGKNAYSQKELESKSILQDIWTSIQRPLYMLCTESVVFISTIWTAFSLGVIYVFTQSVEQVFTALYGWNAIEAGYVQAAIVIGEILGFGLCVLTNNWYYASASRNKEAPGTPIPEARLYAAVIGGFIGVAGGMFVYAWTSYSSVHWIGPAFGLMLVGLGTEAVVVSIANYLIDAYSNYAGSAIGATVLGENLGVAFLPLASSSMYTNLGFHWASSLLGFISLVLAAAPIGVFIWGKEIRARSPFMKSAMSKPMEFSMTPSE from the exons ATGTTTGCTGAAGCGGAGAGGCCTGAGGCCGCTCGAAGCAACGAGTCGTCAG AGCAACCGATAATTGTCCAATGGAACGGTCCAAATGATCCAGAAAACCCATACAACTGGTCCCGTAAGAAGAAATGGTTTGCCGTCGGTCTTGGACTCTTCGCGACGTTCATCTCAATGATGAACGGGACAATCATTACTACGGCCCACGAAGCGATTGGCGAAGACTTCAATGTTAGCGATGAGAACTTTCCGCACTCATATTGGCCGGTTGCATCGTGGGGTCTCGGCGGTGCACTATTCTCACTCGTGTTACTGCCGATTATGGAGGATTTCGGGATGAGACTCGTGTTTCTTTTGGTCTATACTGTCTTTCTCTGTTTTCTCATTCCCGTTGGAGTGGCACCTAACTACGCGACTCTGATTATCACTCGCTTTTTCAGTGGCGGATGCTGCACTATTCTCGCGAATGCAGTAGCTGGCATCATCGGAAACGTCTTTGCCACGGATAGGGCTCGAACAATTCCGACAGGACTGTACATCATGGTCTACCTGAACGCCAGCAGTCTTGGACCAGTCATTGGGGCCGCCATATTTCAGTTCCTACCGTGGCGATGGATCGGATACATCGAACTTATCTGGACcggcgtcttcttcccaATCTTTATCCTGGCGATGCCTGAGACACGAGGATCAGCAATATTGACTGCGAGGGCGAAGAAGTTAAGAAAACAAGGGAAGAACGCGTACAGTCAGAAGGAGCTTGAATCAAAGTCGATTCTCCAAGATATTTGGACAAGCATTCAACGACCCCTTTATATGCTTTGCACTGAGTCAGTTGTTTTTATCTCCACTATCTGGACTGCCTTCAGTTTGGGTGTCATTTACGTCTTCACGCAGTCTGTTGAACAAGTCTTTACTGCTCTTTATGGCTGGAACGCCATTGAAGCTGGTTATGTTCAAGCTGCTATTGTTATCGGAGAGATTCTTGGGTTTGGCCTTTGTGTCTTGACGAATAACTGGTATTATGCTTCTGCCTCGCGCAACAAGGAAGCGCCTGGTACGCCTATTCCTGAAGCGCGCCTGTACGCTGCCGTAATCGGAGGTTTCATCGGTGTGGCTGGTGGAATGTTTGTTTACGCATGGACGAGTTATTCCTCAGTGCACTGGATTGGACCCGCGTTTGGACTCATGCTCGTTGGCCTTGGCACCGAAGCCGTCGTTGTAAGCATCGCCAACTATCTGATCGACGCGTACAGCAACTACGCCGGAAGCGCTATCGGAGCGACCGTGTTGGGCGAAAACTTGGGCGTTGCTTTTCTACCACTTGCTTCGAGCAGTATGTATACAAACCTGGGCTTTCACTGGGCGAGTTCGCTGCTGGGTTTCATCTCGTTAGTTTTGGCGGCTGCACCAATTGGTGTCTTCATTTGGGGAAAGGAGATCAGGGCGCGAAGTCCGTTTATGAAGTCGGCCATGTCGAAGCCAATGGAATTCTCAATGACGCCTTCAGAGTAG
- a CDS encoding heterokaryon incompatibility protein-domain-containing protein → MWFINTTTIALERADNIDILSTPYAILSHTWGEDEVTFEDMIDGREKGKKGYIKIVNTCRLAKERGILYAWVDTCCVDKRSSAELAEAINSMFNWYKFSALCFAHLEDLDVHSGPQDDKLDGLSSCRWFTRGWTLQELIASQKLEFYDSRWNYRGTKAQLRTEISDITGIDVEVLDNNAKLETIPVARRMSWAADRETTRIEDLAYCLLGIFGVNMPMLYGEGIKAFGRLQEEIIKETTDLSIFAWKVDSRQQFRGILARSPHEFAHCRNLRRAPTMRYGHEYSMTNKGLRLETYLGASENKEYLLNLACMIPGDNGDESRIGVYLTKTADGYVRSRPSELFETQDSLLWAGPRYKIFIRKRVTFFGSANLKKLLCMNLASQFNIRPGIQLASFAAKPADLWDDLRQEFVTDNSEKFTGFLNFQLTDTAKTFISPRIYIVCGLAVDSTSGNMKPWMAIYSSMNKERYGKIIDCVDGYYNSYGEEYYLHQLRDCVLARGNILPQEISLPSSDAAHRLYISLAAFQRSPGSLYTITVNVSNIG, encoded by the coding sequence ATGTGGTTCATCAATACAACAACGATCGCGCTAGAGAGAGCCGACAACATAGACATATTATCAACTCCTTATGCAATTCTGTCGCATACGTggggtgaagatgaagtcaCATTCGAAGACATGATAGACGGTCGAGAAAAGGGAAAGAAAGGTTATATAAAGATCGTGAATACCTGCCGACTAGCGAAAGAGCGAGGAATATTATATGCATGGGTCGATACTTGCTGCGTCGATAAGAGGAGCAGCGCAGAGTTGGCTGAAGCTATTAACTCCATGTTCAACTGGTACAAGTTCTCAGCTCTTTGCTTTGCTCACCTTGAAGATCTGGATGTTCATAGTGGTCCACAGGATGACAAGCTTGACGGCTTGTCGTCCTGTCGGTGGTTCACCCGAGGCTGGACACTGCAGGAACTGATTGCGTCACAAAAACTCGAATTTTACGATAGCAGATGGAATTACCGAGGAACCAAAGCACAGCTACGAACAGAGATCTCAGATATTACGGGTATCGACGTTGAAGTTCTAGATAACAACGCTAAACTGGAGACCATACCAGTTGCGAGGCGCATGTCATGGGCAGCGGACCGAGAGACCACGAGAATAGAGGATCTTGCATACTGTCTCCTCGGAATCTTCGGTGTCAACATGCCAATGCTCTACGGAGAAGGAATCAAGGCTTTCGGCaggcttcaagaagagataATCAAAGAGACAACTGACCTCTCTATCTTTGCATGGAAGGTCGATTCACGCCAACAATTTCGCGGGATTCTTGCTCGTTCTCCACACGAGTTCGCTCACTGTCGGAATCTCCGCCGCGCACCAACAATGAGATATGGGCATGAATACAGCATGACGAACAAGGGCCTCAGATTAGAGACATATCTTGGCGCAAGCGAGAATAAGGAATATCTGCTGAACCTTGCGTGCATGATACCGGGCGACAATGGGGATGAGTCAAGAATTGGAGTTTATCTTACAAAGACGGCTGATGGTTATGTCCGCAGTCGACCCTCTGAATTATTCGAAACGCAAGATTCACTACTCTGGGCGGGTCCTCGTTACAAGATATTTATTCGCAAACGTGTCACGTTCTTTGGTTCGGCAAACTTGAAAAAGCTTCTCTGCATGAATCTTGCCTCGCAGTTCAACATCCGTCCTGGAATCCAACTTGCTTCCTTCGCAGCCAAACCAGCAGATCTTTGGGATGATCTACGTCAAGAATTCGTCACGGACAATAGCGAAAAGTTCACCGGCTTTCTCAACTTTCAGCTGACCGATACTGCCAAGACCTTTATTTCTCCTAGGATTTATATTGTCTGCGGCCTAGCAGTGGACTCAACATCTGGGAATATGAAACCGTGGATGGCCATCTACAGCTCTATGAATAAGGAACGATATGGGAAGATAATAGATTGCGTCGATGGGTACTACAATTCATACGGGGAGGAATACTACCTGCATCAACTGCGCGACTGCGTGCTCGCTAGGGGGAATATCCTACCGCAGGAAATCAGCCTTCCTTCCAGCGATGCCGCGCATCGTCTTTATATCTCTCTTGCGGCTTTTCAGCGATCTCCCGGTAGCTTGTATACTATCACAGTCAATGTTTCAAACATTGGATGA